aaaaaagtttgctttggGCACCCAACCATTGGGTGCACTTTCCTGCATCGGGCAGTGATAGGTGATGTCTTCATTTCCATAGAATTTCCATGCGTTGGGTGCTATCGGTTGCACATTTGTtaggacgcgcattttggacacggTAATCTTACTGCGCCCGGTGCCATTCTTGCATGCCCAACTGAGAGCAAACCGGCGCACTAGCCCTTCTGTGTGTCACCTCGGGGGCGGGGGGAATCACTATCTTCCTGGGCCTCGGTTCTAAtcgaaacaaaaaaaggaaatacaaaatAGATGAGAGGCAGAAAGAGCAGCTTTCACACCGTGTCTGCTTTTGTATCAAAGTAAGAATTATTAAACCAGAGTTTCTCCCCATTTGGAACACAGAAACCTCAGTTGTGTAAGAAAATGGCTGTTTTCCCACCGAACGGCATGGAAAGTGGTCCTCCAtctgtgaaagacagaaacaatGCCAGTACAAGGCAGAGAGGAGTATGTCCTGGGTCTTTTTAACTTAAAGGATTCTCTTATTCACCAAAATCTGGTACGTGTCCAGCAAGAAGTACAAACCAGCAGTCAAGGATAGGATTTCTAATATCCTTCTTACAAAAATGCTTTATGTTTACAGAGGAGAGATGCACAAGGACACAGAAGGGGGCCCGTTTGTTTTGCTGGGTTAAAATGACTTTGCTGACAATTGTCCTCCCCAGATCAGTAAAAACACGCCCTAAGAGGGTGGAGGGGATTCAAGCCCAATTTTGctcttgctctccccccccccaacaaatggACAGTGCATGGATACTTTTAACATGCTTGCACtttcccaatatttaaaaaaggcttcaggggcgatccgggtaactatagaccagtgagcctgacttcagtgccgggaaaaatagtggaaactattctcaagatcaaaatcgtagagcagatagaaagacatgatttaatgggacacagtcaacatggatttacccaagggaagtcttgcctaacaaatctgcttcatttttttgaaggagttaataaacatgtggataaaggtgaaccggtagatatagtgtacttggattttcagaaggcgtttgacaaagtccctcatgagaggcttctaggaaaagtaaaaagtcatgggatagaaggcgatgtcctttcgtggattgcaaactggctaaaagacaggaaacagagagtaggactaaatggacaattttctcaatggaagggagtggacagtggagtgcctcaggggtctgtattgggacccttacttttcaatatatttataaatgatctggaaagaaatacgatgagtgagataatcaaatttgcagatgatacaaaattattcagagtagttaaatcacaagcagactgtgatacattacaggaggactttgcaagactggaagattggacatccaaatggcagatgaaatttaatgcggacaagtgcaaggtgttgcatattgggaaaaataacccatgctataattacacaatgttgggttccatattaggagctaccacccaggaaaaagacctaggcatcatagtggataatactttaaaatcgtcggctcagtgtgctgcagcagtcaaaaaagcaaacagaatgttaggaattattagaaagggaatggttaatagaacggaaaatgtcataatgcctctgtatcggtccatggtgagaccacaccttgaacactgtgtacaattctggtcgccacatctcaaaaaagatataattgcgattgagaaggtacagagaagggcaaccaaaatgataaaggggattgaacagctcccctatgaggaaaggctgaagaggttagggctgttcagcttggagaagagacggctgaggggggatatgatagaggtgtttaagatcatgagaggtcttgaacgagtagatgtgactcagttatttactctttcgaataataggactagagggcattccatgaagttagtaagtagcacatttaagactaatcggaggaaattctttttcactcaacgcacaataaagctctggaatttgttgccagaggatgtggttagtgcagttagtgtagctgggtttaaaaaaggtttggataagttcttggaggagaagtccattaacggctattaatcaattttacttagggaatagccactgctattaattgcatcagtagcatgggatcttcttagtgtttgggtaattgccaggttcttgtggcctggattggcctctgttggaaacaggatgctgggcttgatggacccttggtctgacccagcatggtaatttcttatgttcttaatttcttatgTACTCGTGTTCCAAGAGAAATAACATGGGTAGTTTCTAAAAACTTGGGATAAAGTTGCGGGGTTACAAGCACCCTCGGGCTCTTCAAGAATCCTCACAATATTTTAACGCTAAGCCATATTTTCTCAAAGCATTTCTCTTTCGGTTGCCCGGACAGGTCACCGCACTTGAATCTGGGCGCTGGTACCGTCGCTGCATCCCGTAACCCCGGACGTGCAGTTACGGGAGCTTCCTTTGGACTGAAATCGTTTTGGGGACGGCAACGTTTAGATTAAAAATCAGCACATCCTGTGTTTACAGTCATCACTTCATGCATTTATCCCAGATGCAGACAGTACTGACGAAACATGGCCATCGCGGGCTTGCCCTTCTAACGGTTTCATAATACTGGGTCCTATACTATGAGAAGCATTTTAAGGTTTTATATCTTAAACTTTATCTTGATTCTCTATTTTTTGTGTCTTTGGCATAAATTGTGGTTGATGATGTTACTATAAATCGTCTTGTGGTGGTTTTCGTCTTTCTGACACtagttactctctctctcccccagaagTGTTGCTTGGCCTCCCATGTTCACACAGTTCACTGTATGTCAGAAAGGGGTGGGTGAAAAGAAAAATAGCATGATGAAGAAATTCTGGTGAGTAACTTCCTTGACATCTTGTAGAAAGCTTGGTTCCCCTTTTCTGCTCTGACTGCAAAAAGAAACTTGCTTCCCGTGTCGCTGGGTGTCTGAGTGCAATCCCTAGAAACCCTGGAACGATGTCCCCCACGACTCCCAGCCTCCTGCACGGTAAGGCTTCTCTCTTCCCTGCCGGTCTTTATCAGGTTTGGAGCATTCTACCAGGATGTGAAAATTCAGCGTCCTCCGTTTCTTTCAGAGCACACAGGGTCTACGAACTCTTCCACTCTGTCCCCTGCTTCCGCCGCAAAAACAGGTAatgacctaaaaaaaaacaaaaaacccgtAAAGGGAGACGGCCTGGGCTGGAGGTTTCAGGATGGGAGCTTCTTTACTTTTCTCCTGCCGCTGCTTTCAGATCCCGCCTGGCTGGTGCCGGTGTCCGTGGGCTGCGCTGCTGGGATGATTCTCATTCTTTCGCTGGTGACAGTGGTTCTGGCCGTCAGACGAGGTATGCGGGATCCAGACTCCATCACTTCTACAGCTGAAATTTCATGATATAtagaataatataataataataataataataaattgtgCCCTTGCTCCCAGAGAGTTTTCCAGACTGGAAGACTCCGAATCGATTCTAGAAAGTGAAATCAGTCTGGGGGAATGCACGCATTACGAATAATCAGAATTTTGATGCAGCGTTTAATAGAGTTCCcacaaagatattaaaaagaaGATGCTTGCATGAAGTTAGTGGTAGCTTGCATTCACTCCTCCTAATGTTTCTTTCTGCCAGTCGGAAGGGTTATTGTAAGAGCACAAGAGGTCCTGGGATGTGGATTTGAggtgccatattgagtcagaccaaggtctattgagcccagcatcctgtccagtccaggtcacaagtacccggcagaatcccaaagaatagatccggTTCTTCTTGCTTCTAactgggataagcagtggcttgcCCAAATCTACATAGCTAATAatgatttatagacttttcctctcCAGGaattaacagctttcaccacatcctctgctattccaaagtttaattgtgcacagaGTAAAACAAAATagtctctgttttgttttaaatgtgctacctattagcttcatggattgtcccctggtcctagtattatttgaaaaggtaaataactgttccaccccactcatgattttatagacctctatcatatctcctctcagctgtctcttttccaggctgaagagacctaacctgtgtagccttttctcattggggagctgatccatcttttttattttggtcaccttcctgtACCTTTCCTAGTCccacaatgtttgtttttttttagatgaaacaaccagaaatgcacacagtattcaaggtgaggtcgcAGAGGTGTTATGATATTATGTGTTTTATTTTGAATTCCTTTCCTTAGAATACTCATCGttttatctgatttttttgaccaccactgcacacAGAGCCAAGGATTTCCAAGGATTGTCCTCAAAGACTCCAAGCTCCTTTTCCTAatgtttgatcacctcactcatcactccctgttccagatcacttataaataaatattaaaaagcaccggtccctgTACaaatccctggggtactccactatttaccttcctcccttaaaaaaaacgtttagttctactctctgttgtctatttttttttaggCAGTTATCAGTCCACAACAGGATATTacttcctatcctatgactttaatttcctgatgagactctcatgagggacctgATCAAacgtcttttgaaaatccagatacagtaCATCAACCGGCTCACCCTTGTCCATGTTTATTTATCCcttcgaaaaaaaaaaacaaaaaaactaacagatttgtaaggcaagacttccctttgctaaatgcATGTTGGCTCCACCCCATTAGTATGGGTCTACCCACATGGCCAGCCATTTTGgtcttctaccattttgcctgtgGTTTCCTGATCACCccttgaaccctttttaaaaaatggcgttggccaccctccaatactcaggtactgtagctgatttgaatgagattACAAGTAAAGTCTGCGATTTTCATTTTTTAGCCTTTTCAGAACTCTGTATACCGTCCGGTCCCACCAATTTGTTACTTTTTAGCTTGTCAGTTAGCTCTATTATATCTTCTTGGTGCTGTGTTATTTGCGTAATTTCCAGTGAATCACCGCCCTCAGAGAATGTTTCTGGTGTAAAATATCTAACACCCTCCTGAGTCAAGACCCGAGGGAAAGAACTCGTTTAGACTTTTTTGCCATGGCCTTGCCTTCCCTGGGAGCCCCTTTTACCTCTTGGCCTACCCAAGTGATCTAACCAACTCGCTCACAGACTTCTTGCTTTAAGTGCACTTGAAAAGAGTTTTTGCatctctggcaagcttctttttacATTCGGTTTTGCcctgccttatcaatgctttacttCTAACTCGAGAGTGTTTGTGCTCTGTCatatttttcttcatttggattcccctttccagtttttgaaagaagttcttttggcttaAAGAGCCTCTTTCGCCTCGTcgtttaaccatgctggcagtcgtttggtcttccttctaTCCATCTTTTACCGCATTAAGTACATCTAGCCTGGGTTTTCAAGATACGCTCCATCTGGAATCTGGGCCTAAAGCCTTCCTCAGAACGGCCTACCCTTAGCCGCAGCACCAGTCCATATTGACTGCACAATCTGctgcagacaaatactgaagagccgaaggcagcaccagagactcctttAGGGGGCGTGAAGTCTGCCCTgagctttttttctctgtctccatctgctggccaggaggtgcataacccacttggaTGGACTGGTCTGGCATAGACAATAGAGAAGATTtaaattaccctaatattgactgggtaaatgtctcgTCAGGACATACTAGGGCGGTAAAACTTCTAGATGccataaacgactgcttcatggagcaacagGTCCTGGAACCAAGAGGGGAGAATACTCTACATCCAGTCCTCACTGCGACACAGGATCTGGTGTGAAAGGTAACATAGGTAGggctacttggcaacagtgatcataatgtaatcagaagacactaaggaaaactactgtgCTGGCACTTCACTTTAAACAAGGAGATGGTGATAAAATGAGgtcatttgttagaaaaaaaccgaAAGGAGCAGTTGCCTAGGATAAAAGCTTGCATTCGATGTGGGTGCTGTTTAAAACACTATTATTATTGTTTCCTAATAGTTTATTTACcattcctaatttctgttagcatttcactgtctgtctcttcaTCCTGGCTGGGAGGATGATAACATACCCGCACTGGTATACTCGTCCCCATCACGCAGGGaatttctagccataaagattccacagtgcgttttgtttcctgcaggattccTATCCTGTTTAAccctatgccatccttaacatatggTGTCACAACTCTACCAGTTTGACCTGGCCCGTCAGTATCATTTGTTGGACAATACTGATGGCATGCTTAATTTTCCctgtctttgtttttcttttcgcTAGTAAAAGCTGCACGGAGACAAAAGAGAAGGTGAGGATCGCAGGGCAGGTCCTGTGGGCCATGGATGACGAATCGACTGTCCTGAGCATGCAAATGGCTGTGCTAGGAATACAGGCTCATGGTGGAAAGAGCATATGATATTAACGTTAGAAGAAAAAGGGAGGATTTTGCAAGTGATTTATCGGATCAAGGGCTAGGAGTGGCTTGGCCTCTGCTTTGATAACAGtcataaaaaatcatttttgacaGCAGCATAGGAACCCAGATTGCtcaggggatggatgcagggatacagagtccTGTAACCTCTAGTAATGGAGAGCTCATGGGATTGTTACGCACCAAACACGCTTAAAGCGCTTCTCCACGGATACAAGGATACCACACCAAACTTTTATAGAAACAAATCTCAATTTCTTATTGTATATCAGTAAGCAATACAGGTATCCCTGGGAGATACGGAATGGCCCCAGCTCTAGGatgagggatcaggggatgggagcagggatacagagcctgtcacctctaggactggagggatcaggggatgggagcagggatacagagcctgtcacctctaggactggagggatcaggggatgggagcagggatacagagcctgtcacctctaggactggagagatcaggggatgggagcagggatgcagagcctgtcacctctaggactggagggatcaggggacaggaacagggatacagagcctgtcacctctaggactggagggatcaggggatgggagcagggatgcagagcccgtcacctctaggactggagggatcaggggatgggagcagggatacagagcctgtcacctctaggactggagggatcaggggacgggtgcagggatacagagcctgtcacctctaggactggagggatcaggggacgggagcagggatacagagcctgtcacctctaggactggagggatcaggggacgggagcagggatacagagtctgtcacctctaggactggagggatcaggggacgggtgcagggatacagagcctgtcacctctaggactggagggatcaggggacgggagcagggatacagaacctgtcacctctaggactggagggatcaggggacgggaacagggatacagagcctgtcacctctaggactggagggatcaggggacgggagcagggatacagagcctgtcacctctaggactggagggatcaggggatgggagcagggatacagagcctgtcacctctaggactggagggatcaggggatgggagcagggatacggagTCTGTCAGCTCTAGGTATGGGGGAGCTCAGTGACCTCCCTATTACCATAAGCAGTTGTATCTGATCTTGTGGTCATTTTACAGGGAGAAGGAATCCTGCTGGACAGAAAACGTGGACTCTCATCACATAGGTTTGTGCAGAGCTCTATATTTGCTAGAGTGGTAATGAAGATTGTGAATCATTTAAACTGAGCACTGAGTCCTTTTGTCAGGACCCTTAACAGAGTCTCAAAGTAGTGATGAATTTCTCAGAgacttcatctctctctctcctttccttacAGATCTGACCTTTGATAACGCAGTGTTCTCTGACCCTGTGGTAAGTCTCATTTATCACTGGCTCTTGAGTAGTTTGAAAGCTCTTTGGAGATATTGGGCAGGTGTTTGCAGGCCACgcaggggccgatgtaatacgACCCGCCCTGAAATCTGTGATTTTTTCCTGCGCAGTTTTTTTTGGGCGTGCACGGCAAAAACCAACGGAAGCGCAGGATGTAATAATGGTCACGTGTGCTAATTAGATATGCGCATAAAATCAGTGCGCACCAAACATAAGCGCCGTGATGCGTGCCAATGGCCCCCGCGTGGTAAAATGCGCAGTTCTGCGCAGACACCCATCAGGGTGTGAACGCCTGCGGTTGACTTTCAGGGCGGAAGACTTTCGTCTTCAAAACgatgaataaattagtggtccagaagttgatgtgaagCTGGGGGTTGAGCGATAGCTTAATCCCTTCATGATCGGCCTCCCAACTGCCGGCGAGAGTGTAAAATGCAGATCAGCGATTCAGCCTCCTcgagaagctgccttctctctgcCCGTTCCGTCCGCCGCTTGGCTTACCCGCAAAAACATCAAAGAAAACCGGTCTCCACGCCAGGCGCTAAAACCCACATTAAAACACCCACACTAACCCGATCTCCCTGCTGGCGTGGCTTCCTGCATTGCTCATGAACACATATTCGCCTCCTGTGCATGCCATTAGCACGCACTCACGCAGAAAAACCGCAGGTCTGTAAACATTGGGCAGGAGTTTGCAGGCCACGCAGGGGCCAATGTAATACGACCCACGCACAAAACCCTCATTACATCTCTGTACAGGGCTTTGCAGGAGGGAACACACAAACCAACGCACGTACAGGCTCGCACAAACCCGCGGCAGCTCCAGCTCACCTTCTTACATCGGCCGCGCAGTGCGTAAGAGCCAACGTACAGCTTTTCAATAACAGACCTGCAGCCGTCTCGGGGATGCATCTCCAAAGGTGGGAGAGCTGTTTTTCTAACTTATTCGGGGGCAGCTATACTGAGGCAACGAGGAATGTAacatggaatggtgaataaaacggaaaatgtcataatgcctctgtatcgctccatggtgagaccccaccttgaatactgtgtacaattctggtcgccgcatctcaaaaaagatataattgtgatggagaaggtacagagaagggcaacaaaatgataaagggaatggaacagctcccctatgaggaaaggctgaaggaggttagggctgttcagcttggagaagagacggctgaggggggatatgatagaggtgtttaaaatcatgagaggtctagaacaggtagatgtgactcggttatttactctttcggataatagaaggactagggggcactccatgaagttagcaagtagcacatttaagagtaatcggagaaagttctttttcactcaacgcacaataaagctctggaatttgttgccagaggatgtggttagtgcagttagtgtagctgggttcagaaaaggtttggtgtagttcttggaggagaagtccattaatggctattaatcaagtttccttagggaatagccactgctattaattgcatcagtagcatgggattttcttggtgtttgggtaattgccaggttcttgtggcctggtttggcctctgttggaaacaggatgctgggcttg
The DNA window shown above is from Rhinatrema bivittatum chromosome 19, aRhiBiv1.1, whole genome shotgun sequence and carries:
- the C19H19orf38 gene encoding protein HIDE1, with the protein product MSPTTPSLLHEHTGSTNSSTLSPASAAKTDPAWLVPVSVGCAAGMILILSLVTVVLAVRRVKAARRQKRREKESCWTENVDSHHIDLTFDNAVFSDPVKWQPKAVHSQDPNSDPAAFPRPFSVASPQFSTFRS